The region ATTATTTTGTAACCGTTTTTCTGGAGAAATTTGACAGCCGCGTCTTCACCTATTTTGCCAATGTTGGTCATTTAAAGAGAAATTCTAGATTATAAGAAGCTCTGTGGATATTCGAAAGTCCATATTTTTTAATCGCTTCTTGATGAGATGGTGTTCCGTAACCCTTGTGCTTTCCAAAACCGTAGAGTGGATATTTAAAATGAAGCCTTTTCATTAATCTGTCTCTGTAAACTTTGGCAATTATAGAAGCAGCAGCAATTGATGCGCAAATCTTATCACCATTTTTAACTGCAGATTGTTTCTTTTTGGAAAAACTTTTTATGTAAAAGGCGTCTATCAGGCAATAGTCGGGATTAGGATTTATGTCTTTAACTGCTTTTCTGAAGGCAGCATGCGTAGCCTTACCAACTCCGAATTTATCTACGTCTTTCGATGATATTTCGACGATTGTGGTTGCAAGAGCACTTTTGATAATTATCTTTGAAAGTTTCTGGCGCAATTGGGGTTTAACGAGTTTGGAATCGGCAAGGCCAGTCGGGATTTGGAAATTCGTTGGCAGGATTACAGAAGCTACAACTAAGGGGCCTGCCCAGGAGCCTCTTCCGACTTCGTCGATTCCTGCTACGTATTTAAAACCTTTTTGCCAAAGGTTGTTTTCCAGATCCAGAGTTGGCAGGACCATAAACTTAGGTGATGTTTCTTCTTTGCCTTAGGTAGTAAAGCTTGGCACGTCTTACTCTAGTATTTTTAATTACCTTGACGCTTTCGATATAAGGCGATTTCACCGGAAATATTTTTTCTACAGCAACTTGGTTTGTGCCTATTTTTCTGACGGTAAAAGTCCTGTCTGTACCGCTGCCGCCGAAGGCCATAACAATACCTTCAAATGGAGCCGGGTTTATCTTTTTTTCCTCGAAGCTCCTTGTTATTACGCGGACGATGTCGCCTACTTTAAAAGCGGGATTTTTCGTTTCCGGCTTTTGCGCAACTGGCGTCGTTGGTGTTGTTGGCACTATTGGATTGTCCATGAAGTCGAATTATATAGCCTTTCAGATTGCCGGTCAATCAGAACACTCAGGCTGTTCAAGGTGGGATCCTTGTCATTCAGTGCCATGCGGTCCTCGCGCCCTTCGGACTGCGGGCCTAAAGGTCTCATCCTTGAACCTTTATGATTTAAGGTAGGGCACCTCTTCGAGTCTGAGCTTGAAAGCTCATCCCTCAGAGTCGAATGACTCCCGACGTCATTAA is a window of Candidatus Curtissbacteria bacterium DNA encoding:
- the rplS gene encoding 50S ribosomal protein L19, with protein sequence MDNPIVPTTPTTPVAQKPETKNPAFKVGDIVRVITRSFEEKKINPAPFEGIVMAFGGSGTDRTFTVRKIGTNQVAVEKIFPVKSPYIESVKVIKNTRVRRAKLYYLRQRRNIT
- a CDS encoding ribonuclease HII, which gives rise to MVLPTLDLENNLWQKGFKYVAGIDEVGRGSWAGPLVVASVILPTNFQIPTGLADSKLVKPQLRQKLSKIIIKSALATTIVEISSKDVDKFGVGKATHAAFRKAVKDINPNPDYCLIDAFYIKSFSKKKQSAVKNGDKICASIAAASIIAKVYRDRLMKRLHFKYPLYGFGKHKGYGTPSHQEAIKKYGLSNIHRASYNLEFLFK